In the Salinirubrum litoreum genome, one interval contains:
- a CDS encoding MazG-like family protein encodes MDAQETVADFLDTHDLHTDPAYRLLDLTAEVGELAADATASTDYGASPAEIDLSRDELGDALFALLALAEETDTDADAALAESLAKYDARIDSEGSPGSGD; translated from the coding sequence ATGGACGCACAGGAGACCGTCGCCGACTTCCTCGACACCCACGACCTGCACACCGACCCGGCCTACCGACTGCTCGATCTGACCGCCGAAGTCGGTGAACTCGCGGCGGACGCGACCGCGTCGACCGACTACGGTGCCAGTCCGGCGGAGATCGATCTCTCGCGGGACGAACTCGGTGACGCGCTGTTCGCGCTGTTGGCGCTCGCCGAGGAGACGGACACGGACGCGGACGCGGCACTCGCCGAGTCACTGGCGAAGTACGACGCACGGATCGACAGCGAGGGCTCACCCGGCTCTGGCGACTGA
- a CDS encoding FAD-binding domain-containing protein produces the protein MTERIVVWHRDDLRTADNAALAAASRDGTPCPVFVADPAFYDERGLACDARIEFLFECLADLREQYRDLGSDLAILHGHSVERLRELLTPGARGSATDHTRLYVNRGVPTADGLARDETVLGWRGTEAFGEDGIVREGRSRDGWSDQCEAYFEADRHPTPDSLPTNPIPSDCTLDDLRAEYDIESAKERVPRGGRTPGLRRLDRFVDTIHEYPSAVSRPAKAEQHCSRLSAYLKFGALSIREVYQRVQSEAVDGRGREMFTSRLFWNRHYRQKLADWPEATERSINPVFRSLHRQDHDPDLVAAWREGRTGFPMVDAAMRALVETGFINFRMRSLVATFYSYVLREWWKPGADFLYSHLIDADPGINYEQWQAQAGLVGVHPIRVYNPAKQAREYDAEGEFVRRYVPELAPLPDDHLPRPEKTPLAVQQESGVEIGEDYPYPVVDYERRASEARELMARHHDRAQEALYSDAELLARASLSRRRRREASSDDEQSRSDQTSLGEF, from the coding sequence ATGACAGAGCGGATCGTCGTCTGGCACCGGGACGACCTCCGGACCGCCGACAACGCCGCCCTCGCCGCCGCGAGTCGCGACGGGACGCCCTGCCCGGTGTTCGTCGCCGACCCCGCGTTCTACGACGAGCGCGGCCTGGCGTGTGACGCCCGGATCGAGTTCCTCTTCGAGTGTCTCGCGGACCTCCGCGAGCAGTACCGCGACCTCGGGTCGGACCTCGCGATCCTCCACGGGCACAGCGTCGAGCGACTCCGCGAACTCCTCACACCCGGTGCGCGCGGTTCGGCCACCGACCACACTCGCCTGTACGTCAACCGCGGTGTCCCGACCGCCGACGGACTCGCCCGCGACGAGACGGTACTCGGCTGGCGCGGGACAGAGGCGTTCGGCGAGGACGGCATCGTCCGCGAGGGCCGGAGTCGAGACGGCTGGAGCGACCAGTGCGAGGCGTACTTCGAGGCCGACCGGCACCCCACGCCCGACTCCCTCCCGACGAACCCGATCCCGAGCGACTGCACGCTCGACGACCTCCGGGCGGAGTACGACATCGAGTCCGCCAAGGAGCGCGTCCCACGGGGCGGCCGGACGCCCGGTCTGCGCCGCCTGGACCGGTTCGTGGACACGATCCACGAGTACCCCTCGGCGGTCTCCCGGCCGGCGAAGGCCGAACAGCACTGCTCGCGCCTCTCGGCGTACCTGAAGTTCGGCGCGCTGTCCATCCGGGAGGTGTACCAGCGCGTCCAGTCCGAGGCGGTCGACGGCCGGGGGCGGGAGATGTTCACCTCGCGGCTGTTCTGGAACCGCCACTACCGGCAGAAACTCGCCGACTGGCCCGAGGCCACGGAGCGGTCGATCAACCCCGTCTTCCGGTCGCTCCACCGGCAGGACCACGACCCGGACCTCGTCGCCGCGTGGCGGGAGGGCCGAACCGGCTTCCCGATGGTCGACGCCGCGATGCGCGCGCTGGTCGAGACCGGGTTCATCAACTTCCGGATGCGCTCGCTGGTGGCGACGTTCTACTCGTACGTCCTCCGGGAGTGGTGGAAACCGGGCGCGGACTTCCTCTACTCGCATCTGATCGACGCCGATCCGGGGATCAACTACGAGCAGTGGCAGGCACAAGCGGGATTGGTCGGCGTCCACCCCATCCGGGTGTACAACCCGGCCAAACAGGCGCGGGAGTACGACGCCGAAGGGGAGTTCGTCCGGCGCTACGTCCCGGAACTCGCGCCCCTCCCGGACGATCACCTGCCGCGCCCGGAGAAGACGCCACTCGCGGTCCAGCAGGAGTCCGGCGTCGAGATCGGCGAGGACTACCCCTACCCGGTCGTGGACTACGAACGTCGGGCGAGCGAGGCGCGGGAGCTGATGGCTCGGCACCACGACCGCGCACAGGAGGCGCTGTACTCGGACGCAGAACTCTTGGCCCGGGCGTCGCTCTCGCGGCGTCGACGTCGAGAGGCGAGTAGTGACGACGAGCAGAGTCGGTCGGACCAGACGAGTCTCGGAGAGTTCTGA
- a CDS encoding YbaK/EbsC family protein, with protein MHPRAEEFAAQARDRYEFDPAIREFPEGTKTAADAAEAIGCAVGQIASSLVFAVDDRFVVVVTSGANRVSEARVAAETGVAADDVRMADADRIREVVGWSIGGVPPFCHASDLAMLLDRDLTDYETVWAAGGTPTAVFPVTPDELVSLTGATVTEVAE; from the coding sequence GTGCATCCACGCGCCGAGGAGTTCGCGGCACAGGCCCGCGACCGATACGAGTTCGATCCGGCGATCCGGGAGTTCCCGGAAGGGACGAAGACGGCCGCAGACGCCGCCGAGGCGATCGGCTGTGCGGTCGGGCAGATCGCCAGCAGTCTCGTCTTCGCGGTCGACGACAGGTTCGTGGTGGTCGTCACCAGCGGCGCGAACCGCGTCTCCGAGGCGCGTGTCGCGGCGGAGACGGGCGTCGCTGCCGACGATGTTCGGATGGCGGACGCGGACCGCATCCGTGAGGTGGTCGGCTGGAGTATCGGCGGCGTCCCGCCGTTCTGCCACGCGAGCGACCTGGCGATGCTGTTGGATCGTGACCTGACCGACTACGAGACCGTCTGGGCCGCCGGCGGGACGCCGACTGCGGTCTTCCCGGTCACGCCCGACGAACTGGTCTCGCTGACCGGTGCGACCGTGACGGAGGTGGCCGAGTGA